GCGATCCTGCCCGGTCTCGAACAGCAGCGGGATCACCAGTACGGCATAGTCGGTCTCGAGCGCCGCGAGGCGTTCGAGCATGGCCGCTTCGATGAGCGGGTGAAGGATGGATTCGAGCCGCGCGCGCGCGGTCGGGTCGCTGAAGACGATCCGGCGCAGCCGCGCTCGATCGAGCGTGCCGTCGGCGAGTCGGATGTCCGGCCCAAAGGCGGCCGTGATGGGTTCCAGTGCCGCGCCGTCGTGCGCCGTCAGCGCCCGTGAGATCTCATCGGTGTCGATGACCCCGGCGCCCAGCTCGGCGAGCCGGTCGGCCACGGTGGTTTTGCCGCTGCCGATGCCGCCGGTCAGGGCGACGACCAGACCCACAGCGCTCACGCCAGTCCGCTCAGACGCAGATAGGCGCCATTGATCGCCTCGCCCCAGATCAGACTGATCCAGCCGGCGGCGGCCAGATAGGGACCGAAAGGCAGCGGCTTGCCCGACTCGTGCCGGCCGCTCAGGATCAACCCAACCCCGACCAGCGCGCCGACCAGCGCCGAGAGCAGGATGATCTGCGGCAGCGCCGGCCAGCCGAGCCAGGCGCCGAACAGTGCCAGCAGCTTGAAGTCACCATAGCCCATGCCCTCCTTGCCCGTGGCGAGCCGGAAGAGCTGAAACACCGTCCACAGACTCAGATAGCCGGCGACGGCGCCGATGATGGCGCTCTGGCTGTCGGTGAAGAGCCCGAACAGACTCAGGAACAGTCCCAGCCACAGGAC
The sequence above is drawn from the Allochromatium vinosum DSM 180 genome and encodes:
- the coaE gene encoding dephospho-CoA kinase (Dephospho-CoA kinase (CoaE) performs the final step in coenzyme A biosynthesis.), whose product is MSAVGLVVALTGGIGSGKTTVADRLAELGAGVIDTDEISRALTAHDGAALEPITAAFGPDIRLADGTLDRARLRRIVFSDPTARARLESILHPLIEAAMLERLAALETDYAVLVIPLLFETGQDRHADRVLVVDVPEAVQIARVMQRSGLSESEVRRIIDSQIPRRERNTRADDLIDNSGTCVDLEPRLQELHAIYTRIAARR